A region from the Rhizoctonia solani chromosome 13, complete sequence genome encodes:
- a CDS encoding proteophosphoglycan ppg4 — protein MATVLCPSLVALDPVPCNDPSCSASHTHTPAFCDPCKAVHAQVHSSIHLASVGHRLRVEGPVAPVRCIVCCPLGQEPTAQFLFVGPEHYAVHARTSAHRARLSKLKPEPSVGMGRPSFDRPYASRASTSMVPPRSMTSPGPGSRPSSSMSFDGGAANAPPGPSPHRLADTEYVLCALCHTVLPVPPVDLAFLREHGKPTNRVVSHSSDATVKDSRPRRRIKDDEDETSTVLTTTDPQAEIETRKSLVLAHHNAHDTEHARRLRFPRFKEAWERRMKKQGTLDGTPDPEPEDEEEQVEPEQPPSRAILSPGQIAASPSQLSLSSLSASPSVAVMGLDGEDVYATYGRALKAFEARSAVGITAPPPPPPPPKKRDDDDESIVDWESRLRSSESPPQASFQLPPRAPSSQAHSVSSASTTFSYDSMGRRYVRGENGRAYRVDADGRMIMNGASVPVQIPSNLLPSLSPMTHSTDLDSEPDKLSLDERGFREPGPPPALPGKTTSRFSEPGPPPPLPRAGSRTSSPAPGVVKPRTSSPLPPSAPAAKFSPAAKPMPFNHPPPPRPPSAPIPRRSVSVSSTGQSQPYMPSPSPPPRLAFDTYGRVLKLGMLGWERDSSGVLQLGPQSNEGSALTSSAPPSTSSVVAPSAPASETSSQPSVQEEEEEEQPPSPPRSPTPEPEPERSRAPSPIGTEVGVPRGVATVLAPQRYTLIPGRSETSSTPATSPPPSVGSHTRSSSSMSMRSSSQMGFTGAGSSFGAAASSQLGFSGSANSQLGFGGATLNFGTGLEKGLVSGLGLETVPSHLASTLGGSISRPAHGRSASASVRSSSAQPSFRTPEPPVRSFSVSQPVRTTILPARVEREVPSSTAATGNGQAQSSGAVTAGYTPPSLYQSTGPTTRSIRPVVARKSTGEWARLEGKEGEGVAVGAGVSGPAAGGWKNRTQTPEVLPEEDSESGSESEGGDKSHSEASQLIREFSGKAPKPAEAPKVVEVPKAVAEAPKPAVDAPKPTVGAHKVTVGASRAPVGNSNGNGNGHARVISRTSTLPSRTTARAISSSPTPMPAPARNPSSSSILGNESIYATTSRRTFGPSGAEPTRAFSPSAAWSSLAPASPRSQSTQSEVDEFGSFDGPGLDQNVEVQPFDEKQFLADLGFGITIPPPKVRGPPSPSEEGSPVYERGGSQGKGKSPASAKTWSPASAKGKSPGRVQDVKGKGRAVVPSDDEEEGDETQGEESLPPSPVKRRASAPFVGTTTTRRQISLGPRQSLPTSIPAPVSAPAPARAETPPPVTPVRAIPQSSPPEQPTRRVTIRAPEPVLKSTGPIAQPLPAPSNPSTPAPKPSTPVDKPSTPVDKPSKFGFNSSTPISRPSPLTRGSTIRARAPSPLQREVQTAPPPPPPPAMTPVPAHIASNLRYPIPQTPESPAQPQASASSKPVLKTRRRARPMGSSVAGSVVSGYGRYAGSVVSGYEREGSVISGYDGGSVVSGYDDDRSVVSERVDDRSVVSERMDDKSVVSEREDAESEVGAPHPLVTLPPSLQLRALELMSPSSDAPSSIVTPLSPHMIQVLQSQGINVDEPISEESDRSMEAIAQHIVGMNLHETLGSPEPIGIEIFGRVDSGSELTSPVAPPGAPSDAGSLFSRVASPKPVPAVARLTLAPRLSMIRSETPGSTRTKTPPVTPPKATHVSPPKASDITPPKNSHIVTPPKGPLFARGLDSTPKSQRSARPESFAAPAHPESPPDDTSRDKPRGPSSIFSRGPESSYSSHEEKPKVEWKLELPQSSDPFTFQSFLGGMESQGHSHFGLDSAAMRVAENPNVEPDSEPPTPTSSAPRVSERPLRGPLPQQQQDANEEEEYDEVDPEEAEGEEDDGVEEDADEDGRLTSSDEGARTETADDDGLDHLTESIGEPFGLQAQADTPPNMEQSFESNRAQNGGMLGSGPLYSSPRVVSPPPLPEGFDTQFIDHRTPEAQAPMTPNEMEVFQTYGGEMAMPEEVLALQPIMCDACRAPMAASKWYEHISRSAHRRNAAHYAQWKFDHLTARYPDVDSRELWAQATRLDPRGALPTEYAFCEVCQVFLIRGDTDHFDGKKHLKCLKAIALRDADELESVRGSVSEEEDAPPHRPPMLASQRGVDWTQPRARSTVGARSALGHRAFPSGR, from the exons ATGGCGACCGTGCTCTGTCCGTCGCTGGTTGCACTCGATCCTGTACCTTGTAACGACCCATCATGCAGCGCATCGCACACACACACCCCAGCCTTTTGCGACCCATGTAAAGCGGTACACGCCCAAGTCCACTCGTCGATCCATCTGGCCAGCGTCGGCCACAGACTACGCGTCGAGGGCCCCGTAGCGCCTGTCCGGTGCATAGTATGCTGTCCACTCGGCCAAGAGCCCACTGCGCAGTTTTTGTTCGTCGGTCCCGAGCATTATGCGGTCCATGCACGCACCTCTGCCCACCGAGCACGTCTAAGCAAGCTCAAGCCTGAGCCGAGCGTTGGCATGGGACGACCCAGCTTTGACCGACCGTATGCGTCTCGGGCCTCTACGTCCATGGTTCCCCCACGGAGCATGACGTCCCCTGGTCCCGGCTCGCGTCCCTCGAGTAGCATGTCCTTTGACGGCGGCGCAGCGAATGCTCCCCCAGGTCCCTCTCCCCACCGTTTGGCAGATACCGAATACGTTCTATGCGCGTTATGTCATACTGTCTTGCCCGTTCCTCCGGTGGATTTAGCCTTCCTGCGCGAGCATGGGAAACCTACGAACCGAGTCGTCAGCCATAGCTCAGATGCCACCGTCAAGGATAGCAGACCTCGACGACGAATCAaagatgatgaagatgagaCGAGCACAGTTCTGACCACGACTGATCCCCAGGCCGAGATTGAGACCCGCAAATCCCTCGTCCTCGCGCATCACAACGCCCACGATACCGAACATGCTCGGCGCTTACGATTCCCTAGGTTCAAAGAGGCATGGGAGAGGAGAATGAAGAAGCAGGGCACTCTTGACGGTACTCCAGATCCCGAGcccgaagacgaggaagaacagGTCGAGCCCGAACAGCCTCCCTCTCGTGCCATTTTATCGCCTGGTCAGATCGCTGCCTCGCCTTCGCAGCtcagcctcagctcccttagcGCGTCACCCAGTGTGGCGGTCATGGGCCTGGATGGAGAAGACGTCTATGCGACATACGGTCGGGCCCTCAAGGCTTTCGAGGCGCGTTCGGCTGTGGGTATCACggctccccctccccctcctcccccgcCCAAAAAAcgcgacgacgacgacgagtcTATTGTCGATTGGGAGTCCCGCCTCAGATCTTCCGAGTCTCCGCCCCAGGCCTCTTTCCAGCTTCCTCCACGCGCTCCATCCTCCCAGGCCCATAGTGTTTCGTCCGCCTCGACAACGTTTTCCTATGACTCTATGGGCCGCCGGTACGTGAGAGGTGAAAACGGACGAGCTTATCGCGTAGATGCCGATGGCCGAATGATCATGAACGGTGCGTCGGTGCCCGTCCAGATCCCCTCGAACCTTTTGCCTAGTCTGAGCCCCATGACCCATTCCACAGATTTAGATTCTGAACCTGACAAGCTCAGTCTGGACGAGAGAGGCTTTAGGGAACCTGGTCCCCCACCTGCATTGCCCGGAAAGACGACCTCGAGGTTTTCAGAGCCCGGTCCCCCACCGCCTCTACCCAGAGCTGGGTCTCGTACTTCTTCTCCTGCGCCCGGAGTCGTCAAGCCTCGAACGTCTTCGCCTCTTCCCCCATCAGCTCCTGCCGCCAAGTTCTCGCCCGCGGCTAAACCCATGCCATTCAaccacccaccaccacctcgcCCTCCCTCTGCACCCATCCCACGCCGGTCGGTCTCGGTTTCGTCAACCGGGCAGTCTCAGCCATATATGCCTTCTCCCTCTCCTCCCCCGAGACTCGCATTCGACACGTACGGGAGAGTGCTCAAGCTGGGCATGCTCGGCTGGGAGAGGGATTCGAGCGGAGTGTTACAATTGGGTCCGCAATCGAATGAGGGTAGTGCGCTCACTTCGTCTGCCCCGCCTTCGACTTCGTCTGTCGTGGCTCCCTCTGCGCCTGCCTCCGAGACGAGCTCTCAGCCTTCCGTtcaagaggaagaggaagaggaacaaCCGCCTTCACCTCCCCGCTCGCCCACCCCTGAACCAGAGCCAGAACGTTCTCGCGCGCCATCGCCTATTGGTACAGAGGTTGGCGTCCCGAGGGGTGTAGCGACCGTCTTGGCCCCTCAGAGGTACACACTTATTCCGGGCCGGAGTGAAACGAGTTCAACGCCTGCTACGAGCCCACCCCCCTCTGTCGGCTCACACACTCGatcttcctcgtcaatgAGCATGCGCTCATCTTCTCAGATGGGCTTTACCGGGGCGGGCAGCAGCTTTGGCGCAGCAGCAAGCTCCCAACTCGGGTTTTCGGGCAGCGCAAATTCTCAGCTCGGCTTTGGCGGCGCCACACTCAACTTTGGAACCGGACTCGAAAAGGGGCTCGTCAGCGGCCTGGGGCTCGAGACCGTCCCGTCCCACCTGGCGAGCACACTCGGAGGATCCATTTCCCGGCCGGCACACGGGCGAAGCGCGTCCGCGTCGGTGAGAAGCTCGAGCGCCCAGCCGTCGTTCCGGACTCCCGAGCCCCCCGTCCGGAGCTTTTCGGTCTCGCAGCCGGTCCGGACGACGATTCTCCCTGCGCGGGTCGAGCGCGAGGTACCCTCGAGCACTGCGGCTACTGGAAACGGGCAAGCCCAGTCGAGTGGGGCTGTTACGGCGGGGTATACGCCACCGTCGTTGTATCAGTCTACGGGACCGACGACGCGCTCGATTCGTCCGGTCGTTGCTCGCAAGTCGACGGGCGAGTGGGCGCGGTTGGAGGGCAAGGAGGGTGAAGGAGTCGCGGTCGGGGCTGGTGTTTCTGGTCCTGCTGCTGGAGGATGGAAGAACCGA ACGCAGACGCCCGAGGTTCTTCCTGAAGAAGACTCAGAGAGCGGCAGCGAGAGCGAGGGCGGAGACAAGAGTCATAGCGAGGCCAGCCAGTTGATTCGAGAGTTTAGCGGCAAGGCTCCCAAGCCGGCGGAGGCTCCGAAAGTAGTCGAGGTTCCCAAGGCGGTTGCCGAAGCTCCCAAGCCAGCTGTCGACGCGCCCAAGCCTACAGTCGGAGCACACAAAGTGACGGTCGGAGCGTCCAGAGCACCAGTCGGAAACAgtaatggcaatggcaacGGCCACGCACGAGTCATCTCACGCACGAGCACCCTGCCCTCACGAACGACCGCCCGAGCCATTTCGTCCAGCCCGACCCCCATGCCCGCTCCAGCGCGGAACCCGTCCAGCTCGTCCATCCTCGGCAACGAGTCGATCTACGCCACGACCAGCCGCCGGACGTTTGGCCCATCCGGCGCGGAACCCACGCGCGCATTTAGCCCCTCGGCGGCCTGGAGCTCGCTCGCGCCCGCGAGTCCGCGTTCGCAGAGCACACAATCTGAAGTAGATGAGTTTGGGAGTTTTG ACGGGCCCGGATTAGATCAAAACGTTGAAGTTCAGCCATTTGACGAGAAACAATTCTTGGCGGATTTGGGGTTCGGGATTACCATTCCTCCTCCCAAGGTTAGGGGCCCTCCCTCCCCCAGCGAAGAGGGGTCGCCTGTATATGAGAGAGGCGGTTCTCAAGGCAAGGGAAAAAGCCCAGCTTCGGCCAAAACTTGGAGTCCGGCGTCAGCAAAGGGCAAGAGCCCCGGGCGTGTCCAAGATGTCAAAGGCAAAGGACGAGCCGTAGTGCCCTCGGACGACGAAGAAGAGGGCGACGAAACGCAAGGAGAAGAATCGTTGCCTCCTTCGCCTGTTAAGAGAAGAGCTTCGGCTCCTTTTGTTGGGACCACCACGACTAGACGTCAGATTTCGCTTGGTCCTCGTCAGAGTCTTCCTACTTCCATTCCCGCTCCTGTTTCTGCTCCTGCGCCTGCTCGCGCGGAGACCCCACCCCCAGTCACTCCTGTTCGTGCTATTCCTCAAAGTTCGCCCCCAGAACAACCCACTCGACGCGTTACGATCCGAGCTCCCGAGCCGGTTCTCAAGTCGACTGGCCCTATTGCTCAGCCTCTCCCTGCCCCGTCGAATCCCTCTACACCTGCTCCAAAGCCATCCACTCCTGTCGACAAGCCATCCACTCCTGTCGACAAGCCATCTAAATTCGGGTTCAACTCTTCGACTCCCATCTCACGACCTTCCCCTCTCACACGAGGCTCAACCATCCGAGCGCGCGCCCCCTCTCCTCTCCAGCGTGAAGTTCAAACCGCacctcctcccccacctccacccgcTATGACCCCAGTCCccgcgcatatagcctcgaATCTCAGGTATCCCATCCCACAGACCCCAGAGTCGCCTGCTCAACCCCAAGCGAGCGCTTCTTCCAAACCGGTCCTCAAGACCCGCCGACGCGCTCGTCCGATGGGATCGTCCGTCGCTGGATCGGTTGTCTCTGGCTACGGGCGCTACGCTGGATCGGTCGTGTCTGGATACGAACGCGAGGGGTCGGTTATTTCTGGATACGATGGTGGATCGGTCGTTTCTGGGTACGATGATGATAGGTCTGTAGTTTCGGAGCGGGTGGACGACAGGTCAGTTGTTTCCGAGCGGATGGATGACAAGTCTGTCGTGTCCGAGAGGGAAGATGCCGAATCTGAAGTTG GTGCGCCTCATCCACTTGTGACTCTTCCTCCATCTCTGCAATTGCGGGCATTGGAATTGATGAGTCCTTCGAGCGATGCTCCCTCCTCGATCGTTACGCCGCTCTCTCCTCATATGATTCAAGTCCTCCAATCCCAGGGAATCAACGTCGACGAGCCCATCTCCGAGGAGTCTGACAGAAGCATGGAGGCAATCGCCCAACACATCGTTGGCATGAACCTCCACGAGACGCTTGGGTCCCCCGAACctattgggattgaaatctTTGGACGTGTCGACTCTGGCTCCGAGCTTACATCCCCAGTTGCTCCTCCTGGTGCCCCCTCGGATGCAGGATCGTTGTTCTCCCGTGTCGCGTCGCCCAAACCGGTCCCCGCTGTTGCGCGTTTGACTTTGGCTCCACGTTTGAGTATGATTCGTTCGGAGACCCCTGGATCTACACGTACCAAGACACCGCCTGTTACTCCTCCCAAAGCAACTCACGTTTCTCCCCCTAAAGCGAGCGATATTACTCCCCCCAAGAACAGCCACATCGTTACTCCTCCCAAAGGGCCCCTATTCGCTCGAGGACTCGACAGCACTCCCAAGTCTCAGCGATCCGCTCGTCCAGAATCGTTCGCCGCCCCTGCTCATCCCGAGTCGCCGCCAGATGATACGTCCAGGGACAAGCCGCGCGGACCGAGCAGCATCTTTTCCCGCGGACCAGAGTCGAGCTATTCGTCCCACGAAGAGAAACCCAAGGTCGAGTGGAAGTTGGAACTCCCGCAATCCTCTGATCCGTTCACTTTTCAGAGTTTCTTG GGCGGAATGGAATCTCAAGGACACAGTCATTTCGGACTTGACTCTGCCGCCATGCGTGTAGCCGAGAATCCGAACGTAGAGCCGGATAGTGAACCACCCACACCAACATCGAGCGCGCCTCGGGTTAGTGAAAGGCCTTTGAGGGGACCACTTCctcaacaacaacaagacgctaatgaggaagaggaatatgatGAGGTAGATCCAGAAGAGGCCGAGGGAGAGGAAGATGACGGTGTTGAGGAAGATGCTGATGAAGATGGACGTTTGACGTCTTCGGACGAGGGTGCGAGGACTGAAACTGCTGACGATGATGGGCTCGATCACCTGACCGAGAGCATTGGCGAGCCGTTTGGGCTCCAAGCTCAAGCTGATACTCCACCAAACATGGAACAATCTTTCGAGTCTAATCGTGCGCAAAACGGAGGCATGCTCGGCTCTGGTCCGTTGTATAGTTCCCCACGAGTAGTTTCGCCACCCCCGCTTCCAGAAGGCTTCGACACCCAATTTATCGATCATCGTACCCCAGAGGCCCAAGCCCCCATGACACCAAACGAAATGGAAGTGTTCCAGACTTATGGAGGAGAAATGGCGATGCCTGAAGAGGTACTTGCCCTCCAGCCCATCATGTGTGATGCATGCCGCGCACCCATGGCTGCCTCCAAGTGGTACGAGCATATCTCCAGATCTGCGCACCGACGCAATGCCGCGCACTATGCTCAGTGGAAATTCGATCACCTTACTGCCCGCTATCCCGATGTCGACTCACGTGAACTCTGGGCGCAAGCCACCCGACTCGACCCCCGTGGGGCTCTCCCTACCGAGTACGCCTTTTGCGAGGTCTGCCAAGTCTTCCTTATTCGTGGTGATACAGACCATTTCGATGGGAAGAAACATTTGAAGTGCTTAAAGGCGATTGCGTTGCGCGATGCGGATGAGTTGGAGAGTGTGCGTGGCAGTGTTAGTGAGGAAGAGGATGCGCCGCCGCACCGGCCTCCGATGCTCGCGTCGCAAAGGGGTGTTGACTGGACTCAACCTCGCGCGCGGTCAACAGTGGGTGCGCGGAGCGCGCTTGGGCATCGAGCATTCCCGTCGGGGCGATGA
- a CDS encoding oxalate decarboxylase, with amino-acid sequence MRIYLALALVLSTSVLGAPAPAVESNTSSTRLPSAPAHPSPTTDPSYPSPTVPYASNELNESFLSKFRDEVPEPIRGSKGANILGPQNVEIDRQNPDLLAPPTTDSGSVSNVKWPFSLSHNRVQDGGWARQQNVHSMPIATTMAGVNMRLKAGGIRELHWHITAEWAYVLAGSCRIVVVNAEGQNYIADVYPGDLWYFPPGIPHVLQGLNDTADGCEFLLVFDDGEFSEDSTFSVTDWMAHVPKEVLSKNFQVNASAFDHIPDRQLWMLPSAVPTGSAEEQGVKSPQGVSTLPYTFAASKANSIKVPGGTVKVVDSRTFEVSKTIAMAEVTVEVGGMRELHWHPTQPEWSYFIEGEARITAGDIGYVPPSFGHYVENIGNTTLKFLEIFNSDKYEDISLNQWLALTPPEMVKAHLQLSDDTINKLQKVKPIVVGPGLS; translated from the exons ATGCGCATTTACCTTGCTTTAGCATTAGTTCTATCCACATCCGTTCTTggagctccagctccagcggTAGAATCGAACACGTCCAGTACGAGGCTTCCGTCAGCGCCCGCCCACCCATCGCCGACAACGGACCCGTCATATCCGAGTCCAACGGTCCCATACGCGTCTAACGAGCTGAACGAATCGTTCCTTAGCAAATTTCGAGACGAGGTCCCAGAGCCTATACGTGGGTCAAAAGGCGCCAACATTCTTGGCCCTCAGAACGTCGAAATTGACCGTCAGAATCCCGACCTGCTTGCACCACCCACAACAGACAGCGGCTCGGT TTCAAATGTTAAGTGGCCATTCAGCTTGTCTCACAACCGTGTTCAAGACGGTGGTTGGGCGCGCCAGCAGAATG TCCACTCGATGCCGATCGCAACAACGATGGCTGGCGTAAACATGCGCCTGAAAGCTGGAGGAATACG TGAGTTACATTGGCATATCACTGCAGAG TGGGCCTACGTTCTAGCA GGAAGTTGCCGTATTGTTGTGGTCAATGCTGAGGGACAAAACTATATTGCTGACGTC TATCCTGGAGACCTCTGGTACTTCCCGCCAGGCATTCCTCATGTACTCCAAGGGCTGAATGACACTGCTGATGGTTGCGAGTTCCTCCTT GTGTTCGATGACGGAGAGTTCAGCGAAGACTCTACCTTCTCGGTTACAGATTGGATGGCCCATGTTCCTAAGGAAGTCTTGAGCAAGAACTTCCAGGTCAACGCATCTGCCTTCGATCACATTCCAGACCGTCAGCTTTGGATGCTACCAAGCGCTGTTCCAACAGGCAGCGCCGAGGAGCAAGGAGTAAAGAGTCCGCAAGGCGTATCTACACTGCCTTACACGTTTGCTGCAAGCAAGGCTAACTCCATCAAG GTTCCGGGTGGAACTGTCAAAGTTGTCGACTCGCGTACGTTCGAAGTCAGCAAGACTATTGCAATGGCGGAG GTAACTGTAGAGGTCGGGGGAATGCGCGAGCTTCAC TGGCATCCAACCCAGCCCGAATGGTCTTATTTCAT TGAGGGCGAAGCACGTATAACA GCAGGAGATATCG GATATGTCCCTCCATCATTCGGGCATTACGTCGAGAACATTGGGAATACGACGCTCAAGTTCCTTGAGATCTTCAACTCCGACAAGTATGAGGACATTTCGCTCAATCAATGGCTGGCTCTCACACCGCCGGAGATGGTTAAG GCTCACCTGCAACTGAGTGATGACACGATCAACAAGCTGCAGAAAGTGAAGCCGATCGTAGTGGGGCCTGGGCTGTCGTAA
- a CDS encoding ribosomal protein S10p/S20e — MVGTALLFRANYEVSASTESLRNRSKEHYQLGVRALRLELESTYLSPWVKIAGLVELMNYEYNAGYLSAYYHHLDQAAALVRAVMGNEAIDFTNLSGEQTFDIRCIAWYDILSSMALARPTLLDYKTDTQELSRLSRWDKGVDSDHGIEWIVGCPDPLIVLVARVSALRHAHISPEEKLALGTEIEQLARNTQFRPLRSTNPRFRIARLAMQEVCRHAAILYVYHAIFKSDSSHPTVRDSVKTIIKLASILKPGFNPDCFIPVPYFISPRKMSYVAKDKDYDATGAPVSTKLHKIRITLTSSNVTNLEKFSRDLVNRAKDKDLRVKGPVRLPTKVLRITTRKTPCGEGSKTWDRYELKIHKRLIDLHSSSEIVKQITSISLEPGVEVEVTIASN, encoded by the exons ATGGTTGGCACAGCGCTACTCTTTCGAGCAAATTATGAGGTGTCTGCATCGACAGAATCCCTACGTAACCGTTCAAAAGAACATTATCAACTTGGGGTACGAGCATTGCGTCTCGAATTGGAGAGCACCTATCTTTCCCCATGGGTGAAAATAGCTGGTCTGGTGGAGCTAATGAATTACGAA TACAATGCAGGCTACCTATCCGCTTATTATCACCACCTTGATCAAGCTGCTGCTCTTGTTAGGGCTGTCATGGGGAATGAAGCAATAGACTTTACCAATCTAAGTGGGGAGCAGACATTTGATATCCGCTGTATTGCTTGGTACGATATCTTGAGCAGCATGGCTCTTGCGAGGCCCACGTTGCTCGATTACAAAACAGATACACAGGAACTATCTAGACTCTCACGATGGGACAAAGGGGTCGACTCTGATCATGggattgagtggattgtggGATGCCCTGACCCACTGATTGTCCTTGTCGCTCGTGTATCAGCTCTAAGGCATGCCCATATCTCACCAGAAGAAAAACTCGCTCTTGGGACCGAAATTGAGCAATTGGCGCGAAACACCCAGTTTCGTCCGTTGAGGAGCACAAACCCTAGGTTTAGAATTGCAAGACTGGCTATGCAAGAGGTCTGCCGTCATGCAGCTATCTTGTATGTTTATCAT GCGATATTCAAGTCGGATTCGAGTCATCCAACCGTCCGGGATTCGGTTAAGACTATTATTAAATTGGCATCTATCCTTAAGCCAGGATTCAACCCTGATTGCTTCATCCCCGTCCCATATTTTATT TCTCCCAGGAAGATGAGCTACGTCGCGAAGGACAAAGATTACGACGCCACTGGCGCTCCTGTCTCTACTAAGCTCCACAAGATTCGCATTACCTTGACCAGCAGCAATGTTACGAACCTCGAGAAGT TCTCTCGTGACCTCGTCAACCGTGCTAAGGACAAGGACCTCCGCGTCAAGGGCCCAGTCCGCCTTCCTACTAAGGTTTTGAGGATCACTACCCGCAAAACT CCTTGCGGTGAGGGTTCCAAGACATGGGACCGTTACGAGCTCAAGATCCACAAGCGCCTTATCGACCTTCACTCCTCATCCGAGATTGTTAAGCAGATC ACCTCCATTTCGCTTGAACCCGGTGTCGAGGTCGAGGTTACTATTGCCAGCAATTAA